The following coding sequences are from one Saccharomyces cerevisiae S288C chromosome X, complete sequence window:
- the KRE9 gene encoding Kre9p (Glycoprotein involved in cell wall beta-glucan assembly; null mutation leads to severe growth defects, aberrant multibudded morphology, and mating defects) codes for MRLQRNSIICALVFLVSFVLGDVNIVSPSSKATFSPSGGTVSVPVEWMDNGAYPSLSKISTFTFSLCTGPNNNIDCVAVLASKITPSELTQDDKVYSYTAEFASTLTGNGQYYIQVFAQVDGQGYTIHYTPRFQLTSMGGVTAYTYSATTEPTPQTSIQTTTTNNAQATTIDSRSFTVPYTKQTGTSRFAPMQMQPNTKVTATTWTRKFATSAVTYYSTFGSLPEQATTITPGWSYTISSGVNYATPASMPSDNGGWYKPSKRLSLSARKINMRKV; via the coding sequence ATGCGTTTACAAAGAAATTCCATCATATGTGCTTTGGTGTTTTTAGTCTCATTTGTGCTGGGAGATGTGAATATTGTTTCCCCCAGCTCCAAGGCAACATTCAGTCCAAGTGGTGGTACTGTCTCTGTTCCCGTTGAATGGATGGATAATGGGGCATATCCCTCGTTAAGCAAGATTTCAACTTTCACGTTCAGTCTTTGTACTGGTCCTAATAACAACATTGACTGTGTGGCCGTACTTGCCAGTAAAATTACTCCAAGTGAGCTAACACAAGATGATAAAGTTTACTCTTACACAGCTGAGTTTGCTTCGACCTTAACTGGGAACGGTCAATATTACATTCAAGTTTTTGCCCAGGTGGACGGTCAAGGTTACACTATCCATTATACACCAAGATTCCAGTTGACTTCCATGGGCGGTGTTACGGCTTATACATATAGTGCCACAACTGAACCTACTCCCCAGACTTCTATTCAAACAACCACTACAAACAACGCCCAAGCCACTACTATTGACAGTCGTTCATTTACTGTTCCGTACACCAAGCAGACTGGTACGTCGCGTTTCGCTCCAATGCAAATGCAGCCAAATACTAAAGTGACCGCTACCACATGGACAAGGAAATTTGCCACTAGTGCTGTGACATATTACTCTACCTTTGGGTCATTGCCAGAGCAAGCAACTACGATAACTCCTGGCTGGTCTTATACGATATCATCGGGAGTAAACTACGCTACTCCTGCATCTATGCCTTCAGATAATGGTGGTTGGTACAAACCATCCAAGAGATTGTCTTTGTCTGCAAGGAAAATCAACATGAGAAAAGTATGA
- the RPL17B gene encoding 60S ribosomal protein uL22 RPL17B (Ribosomal 60S subunit protein L17B; required for processing of 27SB pre-rRNA and formation of stable 66S assembly intermediates; homologous to mammalian ribosomal protein L17 and bacterial L22; RPL17B has a paralog, RPL17A, that arose from the whole genome duplication), with the protein MARYGATSTNPAKSASARGSYLRVSFKNTRETAQAINGWELTKAQKYLDQVLDHQRAIPFRRFNSSIGRTAQGKEFGVTKARWPAKSVKFVQGLLQNAAANAEAKGLDATKLYVSHIQVNQAPKQRRRTYRAHGRINKYESSPSHIELVVTEKEEAVAKAAEKKVVRLTSRQRGRIAAQKRISA; encoded by the exons ATGGCAAGATACGGTGCTACTTCAACCAACCCAGCTAAATCTGCGTCAGCTCGTGGTTCTTATTTGCGTGTTTCTTTCAAGAACACCAGGGAAACTGCTCAAGCCATTAATGGTTGGGAATTGACTAAGGCTCAAAAATACTTGGACCAAGTTTTGGACCACCAAAGAGCCATCCCATTCAGAAGATTTAACTCCTCTATTGGTAGAACTGCCCAAGGTAAGGAATTTGGTGTCACCAAGGCTAGATGGCCAGCTAAATCTGTTAAGTTCGTTCAAGGTTTGTTGCAAAACGCCGCTGCCAATGCTGAA GCTAAGGGTCTAGATGCTACCAAGTTGTACGTTTCTCACATCCAAGTTAACCAAGCACCAaagcaaagaagaagaacttaCAGAGCCCACGGTAGAATCAACAAGTACGAATCTTCTCCATCTCACATTGAATTGGTTGTTAccgaaaaggaagaagctGTCGCCAAGGCTGCTGAAAAGAAGGTTGTCAGATTGACTTCTAGACAAAGAGGTAGAATTGCTGCCCAAAAACGTATCTCTGCTTAA
- the SWI3 gene encoding Swi3p (Subunit of the SWI/SNF chromatin remodeling complex; SWI/SNF regulates transcription by remodeling chromosomes; contains SANT domain that is required for SWI/SNF assembly; is essential for displacement of histone H2A-H2B dimers during ATP-dependent remodeling; required for transcription of many genes, including ADH1, ADH2, GAL1, HO, INO1 and SUC2; relocates to the cytosol under hypoxic conditions): MENTLGEGSTVNASVDVDQHGNDNNSDSNANAAVAGVANTDTAGEESQQQDESLKDEATVPNTRDAESEAITVTAKQQPTMQANKLDSQETPSTEESRAQNVFGQDNEDSDNLFGETESSVSNNEANTPSIPTNPVDNENNKPAIKEDSTIQDSNGDVKNMEDVKIQKEEEPENNTVIEGVKEESQPDENTKEMDEVEEDDEDDDQPMISPDNSIFGDTKSESKQLGNTSSVANTPSEIPDAHKAEQEDIIEKTESVDKKVDSGEERNEQEREIMNDHSKSANPKKTTITRVEPETFEIPQAHEIVIPSYSKWFNLEKIHSIEVQSLPEFFTNRIPSKTPEVYMRYRNFMVNSYRLNPNEYFSVTTARRNVSGDAAALFRLHKFLTKWGLINYQVDSKLLPKNIEPPLTSQYSTRHDAPRGLFPFESYKPSVQLPDMAKLKKMMNTSDSESTLYKYLKESKRKYDEITHPPSTTDDENGDKNDNGGKMNNEVSTSTSMTGDANLLEEGETSRPLKKVKILEQIDENWSKEDLQKLLKGIQEFGADWYKVAKNVGNKSPEQCILRFLQLPIEDKFLYGDGNGKGDNDNGLGPLKYAPHLPFSKSENPVLSTIAFLVGLVNPKTVQSMTQRAIQSAESIKSQKEEISDQKPIEHIKEGSEIAISSLGYRSHIFATNEERQMNFLTNELIRLQMEKLDAKLNHLKKLEKFMELERKTLERQQENLLIQRLNFNQNSSKIVNVLSKCLNLISDSNINNSSVAEKEEIRSQIDHFKSMLSKPETLSIGKNPFNKPNIETGENHNGQSISNENDVKPISIEAPQFYRYWSA, encoded by the coding sequence ATGGAGAATACACTGGGTGAGGGGTCCACGGTAAACGCTTCCGTGGACGTGGACCAACATGGCAATGACAACAATAGTGATAGCAACGCTAATGCAGCTGTGGCAGGGGTTGCCAATACAGATACTGCTGGTGAAGAATCGCAGCAACAAGATGAGTCTCTGAAGGATGAAGCAACTGTTCCGAACACACGCGATGCAGAAAGTGAGGCGATAACGGTAACGGCAAAGCAGCAGCCGACTATGCAAGCGAATAAGCTAGATTCCCAGGAAACACCTTCTACAGAAGAAAGCAGGGCCCAGAACGTCTTTGGCCAAGATAATGAGGATAGTGATAATCTCTTTGGCGAAACCGAGAGTTCTGTTTCGAACAATGAGGCAAACACTCCTAGTATACCTACGAACCCGGTAGAcaatgaaaacaataaGCCTGCTATTAAGGAAGACAGCACAATACAGGATTCAAATGGTGACGTTAAAAACATGGAGGACGTcaaaatacaaaaagaggaagaacCAGAGAATAACACTGTTATTGAAGGtgtcaaagaagaaagtcAGCCAGATGAGAACACAAAGGAAATGGATGAAgtggaagaagatgatgaggatgacGATCAACCGATGATTAGTCCTGAtaattccatttttggaGACACAAAGAGTGAGTCTAAACAACTAGGCAACACTTCGTCGGTTGCTAATACTCCATCTGAAATTCCAGATGCGCATAAAGCTGAACAGGAGGATATCATAGAAAAGACGGAAAGTGTAGATAAGAAGGTAGATAGTGGCGAAGAGAGAAACGAACAGGAACGTGAAATCATGAACGATCACTCCAAAAGTGCCAATCCAAAGAAAACCACTATCACCAGAGTAGAACCCGAAACTTTTGAGATACCGCAAGCACATGAAATTGTTATTCCAAGTTATTCTAAATGGTTCAAtctagaaaaaattcattccATTGAAGTTCAATCGTTACCTGAATTTTTCACCAATAGGATTCCATCAAAGACACCTGAAGTTTACATGAGATACAGAAACTTCATGGTAAATTCTTACAGGCTGAACCCCAACGAATATTTCAGTGTCACTACGGCGAGGAGAAACGTCTCTGGTGATGCTGCTGCATTATTCAGATTGCATAAATTCTTAACAAAATGGGGGCTAATAAACTATCAGGTTGACTCCAAACTATTACCTAAGAACATCGAACCCCCACTAACGTCTCAATATTCCACAAGGCATGATGCCCCCAGAGGACTATTCCCATTCGAAAGTTACAAACCATCTGTACAACTGCCGGATATGGCAAAgcttaaaaaaatgatgaacaCTAGTGATTCGGAGAGTActttatataaatatttgaaagaaagcaaaagaaaatatgatGAAATAACTCACCCCCCCAGTAccactgatgatgaaaatggtgacaaaaatgataatgGTGGTAAAATGAACAATGAAGTAAGTACGTCAACAAGCATGACTGGTGATGCCAATCTATTGGAAGAAGGCGAAACTTCACGTCCTCTGAAAAAAGTCAAAATTCTAGAAcaaattgatgaaaattggTCAAAAGAAGATTTGCAAAAGCTATTAAAGGGAATACAAGAATTCGGCGCTGACTGGTACAAAGTGGCCAAAAACGTTGGCAATAAGTCGCCTGAACAGTGTATCTTACGTTTCCTTCAATTGCCCATTGaagataaatttttatacGGTGACGGCAATGGCAAGGGTGATAATGACAACGGGTTAGGACCTTTGAAATATGCTCCTCACTTGCCATTTTCGAAGAGCGAAAACCCCGTTTTATCAACAATAGCATTCTTGGTGGGTTTGGTCAATCCGAAGACTGTACAGTCGATGACCCAGAGAGCCATTCAGTCCGCAGAATCAATAAAATCACAAAAAGAGGAAATCTCTGACCAAAAGCCAATTGAACATATTAAAGAAGGTTCAGAAATTGCCATATCATCATTGGGTTATAGGAGTCATATTTTCGCTACCAACGAGGAAAGgcaaatgaattttttgactAACGAGCTAATAAGACttcaaatggaaaaattggACGCTAAATTAAATCATTTAAAGAAACTAGAAAAATTTATGGAGCTAGAAAGGAAAACCCTAGAAAGACAACAGGAAAACTTACTAATTCAGAGATTGAACTTCAACCAAAACTCCAGCAAGATTGTAAACGTTTTAAGCAAATGCTTGAATTTAATATCCGACAGcaatatcaataatagTTCAGTGGCGGAGAAGGAGGAAATCAGGTCGCAGATAGACCATTTCAAAAGTATGCTATCGAAACCTGAAACTTTAAGTATTGGAAAGAATCCATTTAACAAACCTAATATTGAAACAGGTGAAAACCATAATGGCCAAAGTATATCTAACGAGAATGATGTCAAACCCATTTCTATTGAAGCACCTCAATTTTACAGGTATTGGTCGGCATAA